In Labrus mixtus chromosome 11, fLabMix1.1, whole genome shotgun sequence, a single window of DNA contains:
- the tbrg4 gene encoding FAST kinase domain-containing protein 4, producing MASRLFGRYARLLSSVSSQAPFAAAARLPPPVAGPAAVQRAVGLQWNTERLMCEGGTITKGNTYADIPARTHLDNLMEKAEEPESILLAWVEHGGNSQQAANVLIKWSQLVLKTNSKYKEQPPDVINDPRLVDVINTLNREVNTVWNSTLMNVLRALWSLRFPNSESVVTSVQTEVLWRIRRLSYKQLGFLVVWGANRKAPQDVTLVNAALKQLELRWTEIADAKTVCTLMSRGYRISPTLMERLEDKALEMAESISSDDIRKVCLSLAAQSRRSVPLLRALSYHLLLKPSSEFTTPLILDVAFAYGKLNFNQSKVFQRMASELLPRVPELSAEEVTRFAKSLGFLKCLHVPLFQAFAEHYTTNSGTYSTIQLGSLLMTLANLGFQPSNKEKFYTKVHSALEDSLSGLRPYFQTDVVWSLCVLQQAKPHYLIPLTQQSHVTKLSEGSTARVDSSHLKLLHIAATLQLEHPGFSDSPHSQSALSIPPRIPPLSPLQTSLREALQSLVGGATEAVRTGVDTVYGWTLEGELVVDCDNKPVDMSELKAPHLPSGGGNQPLPAGARRLAVLAWEFPNFGFKCKDLLGRFVMMKRHIQLAGFITVEVPYYEWLELKTDWQKLAYLKDKIGKAVAEDMAK from the exons ATGGCCAGCCGCCTCTTTGGCAGGTATGCCCGTCTGCTCTCCAGCGTCTCCTCCCAGGCGCCATTTGCTGCCGCTGCGCGCCTGCCTCCGCCTGTGGCTGGACCTGCGGCGGTGCAGAGGGCTGTGGGCTTGCAATGGAACACAGAGAGGTTAATGTGTGAGGGAGGGACAATCACAAAGGGCAACACTTACGCGGACATACCTGCACGCACCCACCTGGACAATTTGATGGAAAAGGCAGAAGAGCCGGAGAGCATCCTGCTGGCATGGGTAGAGCACGGAGGGAATAGTCAGCAGGCTGCTAACGTCCTGATAAAGTGGAGTCAGTTGGTTCTAAAGACAAACAGCAAATATAAGGAACAACCACCGGATGTGATAAATGATCCAAGGCTAGTGGATGTGATAAATACTCTAAATCGAGAG GTGAATACGGTGTGGAACAGCACTCTAATGAACGTCCTGCGAGCTCTCTGGAGTTTGCGTTTTCCCAACAGTGAATCAGTAGTCACTTCTGTCCAGACGGAGGTCCTGTGGCGAATCCGCAGGCTGTCCTACAAACAGCTGGGCTTCCTAGTGGTCTGGGGGGCAAACAGGAAAGCACCGCAGGACGTGACCTTAGTGAACGCTGCGTTAAAACAGCTGGAACTGCGTTGGACCGAAATCGCTGACGCTAAAACTGTTTGTACACTGATGTCCAGAGGATACCGCATTTCTCCCACCCTGATGGAAAGACTGGAAGACAAG GCTTTGGAGATGGCTGAGAGCATTTCATCAGATGACATTCGTAAAGTCTGCTTATCTTTGGCAGCTCAAAGCCGCAGATCTGTCCCGCTGCTCAGAGCTCTGTCTTACCATCTCCTGCTGAAGCCTTCGTCCGAGTTCACCACTCCCCTGATACTGGACGTGGCCTTTGCATACG GAAAGTTGAACTTCAACCAGTCGAAGGTATTTCAGCGGATGGCCTCAGAGTTGTTACCCAGAGTCCCTGAACTCAGCGCTGAAGAAGTCACACGCTTTGCCAAATCCCTCGGCTTCCTCAAATGTCTCCACGTGCCTTTATTTCAGGCCTTTGCTGAG cactacacaacaaacagtgGGACGTACAGCACAATTCAGCTCGGTAGTCTACTCATGACCCTGGCCAACCTCGGCTTTCAGCCCAGCAACAAAGAGAAGTTTTATACCAAG gttcattCTGCACTGGAGGACTCTCTCTCAGGTCTGAGGCCCTACTTTCAGACAGATGTAGTCTGGTCTCTCTGTGTGCTTCAACAGGCCAAGCCTCATTACCTCATTCCGCTCACACAGCAGAGTCATGTTACCAAATTGTCAG AGGGCAGCACAGCTCGAGTGGATAGCAGTCACTTGAAGCTCCTCCACATTGCTGCCACCCTCCAATTAGAACATCCTGGCTTCTCCGATTCTCCACACTCCCAGAGTGCCCTGTCCATCCCTCCTAGAATTCCCCCCCTCTCACCGCTACAGACCAGCCTGAGAGAAGCTCTGCAGAGTTTGGTGGGTGGGGCGACAGAGGCTGTTCGCACCGGGGTCGACACTGTGTATGGATGGACACTTG AGGGTGAGCTGGTTGTGGATTGTGACAACAAACCAGTTGACATGTCGGAGCTGAAAGCCCCTCATCTACCCAGCGGAGGAGGAAACCAGCCTTTACCTGCAGGGGCTCGACG gctggCTGTCTTGGCTTGGGAGTTTCCAAACTTTGGCTTTAAGTGTAAAGACCTTCTGGGACGGTTCGTAATGATGAAGCGACATATCCAGCTGGCAGGCTTCATCACAGTGGAG
- the LOC132983963 gene encoding DENN domain-containing protein 3-like isoform X1 — translation MADHLPPVLLEACVVVGASSEKLREVYQTINNNGTSELPLLEPEVLHVLAPPFFSRPRAESESLRPNGKKRRSFLRKKREKPASSAATSSLAPGSEVIGVPNDIDLMALPQLCFPGGLRVTNKQEDEQFHFLVFTDVFGNRSHGVVMQCYRPILEGSSVLENRAGSSKFSKLFSAYSICVISKYPYFTALKDCLSCLLIQLRTCRLSDMEGRVREFAAKLALVPIPPPGTLHLMFTLRPLTIVLPSREDKDHVAIDLDLHLPFLCFRPQQLLQVMSGLLQEQQVVLFSADWARLTLMGESLLLFLQPLSWQQPYVPVLARSMLDFLMAPTAFLMGCHLSHFQEVADEIDDLILINIDNGSVTTSHSETLGLPEIPQAAAECFIQRCQSLQIHFDLHQCSSTSCTDISQQRAMRRAWQHNLNHDIQRFTLELIVNIFRDVGSHLNYEHRVFNSEEFLKSREPSEQLFYKKVLETHIFHFFLKDRLNRKMDDFARMELITRSETQKMKALVEVPRRPTMQEIQARRKSSFTEKRLSKRLGMSLPNLRDDQAVSFQKNTLPNRIVMSEAAPRAPPKPIQMFKLPDFPACLSFPSIQSYYYELIQQLGKTIFSAQNENPSLLARFYYLRGFINTLCSRRLDALSDFQNLYKTDTAIFPTQLVTWLVDSLHRDERHQANPELKRLILKVKTENEKQSVQPDDHVKKFELPRKSLHQEEFVRCVQECGIIKDMATIHRLFDALSNGQPKHVDHELFKHFYSFWKDMEAEAKYLNLPSEVIDHLGYSECVYKLSSCVKTSHGVGKIAMTQKRLFLLTEGKPGFLEITNFRDIQEVRISTAPVLLVRVPSLRIQTSSRPEVFEANLKTEAELWNLVVKEMWAGRKMADQHKDPHYMTQALTNVLLMDAVVGCLQTQRSFIAASKLAYFDQIKREVPMKVSQTTSETLKHKINPSLGLAEPQTVHVLLYTPGQLTSDDSKAVMNPKLWVALSGGKLVVFDAASWSMLQDCIEVGQLQLNCMLGMEGQVWIGSQDSVIYIIDTHSMSCNKQLTEHRHEVTGLTAENRAQHNSQQTYSCSSDGTILQWDSASLKVKRNLHLSCDFLSSIQIYDGTLWCCCGDSIVELKKRGTVQRRLEIPDDLKSMPSNFSSFVFIPERGELWTGFADSGELCLWQTNNRRSPFKKIILPDCPGVTCMIRVKDQLWVGCRGGNSVEGQRRSQVLVIDSESQSVTKELQAHSDSIQTLCSAEDRYVLSGSACHDGKIAIWKVE, via the exons ATGGCCGATCATCTGCCTCCTGTCCTGCTGGAAGCCtgtgtggtggttggagcatcAAGTGAAAAACTCAGGGAGGTTTACCAG acCATTAACAACAATGGAACTTCAGAGCTGCCCCTGTTGGAGCCAGAGGTACTGCATGTCCTGGCGCCTCCCTTCTTTAGCCGACCTCGAGCTGAGAGCGAATCATTGAGGCCGAATGGAAAGAAGAGGCGCTCCTTTctcagaaagaagagagaaaaacctGCTTCATCTGCAGCAACTTCAAGCTTAG CCCCAGGAAGTGAAGTTATCGGTGTTCCTAATGACATCGACCTCATGGCTTTACCTCAACTCTGCTTCCCAG GTGGGCTCAGAGTAACCAACAAACAGGAAGATGAACAATTCCACTTCTTGGTTTTCACTGATGTCTTTGGCAACAGGTCTCACGGAGTTGTAATGCAGTGTTACCGACCAATACTG gaagGTTCATCTGTCCTAGAAAACAGAGCTGGGTCCTCTAAGTTTTCTAAGCTTTTCTCTGCCTACAGTATCTGTGTGATATCCAAGTATCCTTACTTTACAGCACTCAAAGACTGTCTGTCATG TCTGTTGATACAGCTGAGAACGTGTCGTTTATCCGACATGGAGGGGAGAGTAAGAGAGTTTGCAGCTAAACTGGCGCTGGTGCCTATCCCCCCTCCTGGAACACTACATctg ATGTTTACCCTCCGTCCTCTGACCATTGTGTTACCATCCAGAGAAGACAAAGACCACGTAGCTATAGATTTAGACCTCCATCTGCCTTTCCTCTGCTTCAGACCACAGCAACTACTGCAG gtGATGTCTGGTCtcctgcaggagcagcaggtggttttattttctgctgacTGGGCAAGACTCACTCTGATGGGAGAGAGCTTGTTGCTTTTTCTGCAG cCGTTATCATGGCAGCAGCCCTATGTTCCTGTGCTGGCCAGAAGCATGCTGGACTTCCTCATGGCTCCGACTGCCTTCCTAATGGGCTGCCATCTTAGCCATTTTCAAGAAGTTGCTGAT GAAATAGATGATCTGATCCTAATAAACATTGATAACGGAAGTGTCACTACTTCTCATTCTGAGACTCTGGGTCTGCCAGAGATTCCCCAGGCTGCTGCGGAGTGCTTCATACAGAG GTGTCAGTCCCTGCAGATTCACTTCGACCTGCATCAGTGCAGCAGTACGAGCTGTACAGACATCAGTCAGCAGCGAGCAATGAGAAGAGCGTGGCAACACAACCTCAACCACGACATCCAGAGGTTCACACTGGAACTGATTGTCAACATATTCAG GGATGTTGGCAGTCATCTGAACTATGAACATCGAGTTTTTAACAGTGAAGAGTTCCTGAAATCCAGAGAACCATCTGAACAGCTGTTTTACAAGAAG GTGTTGGAGAcgcacatttttcatttcttcctcaAAGATCGCCTCAACAGGAAAATGGACGACTTTGCTCGAATGGAACTCATCACTCGTTCTGAGACGCAGAA GATGAAGGCTCTGGTTGAAGTCCCACGCAGACCCACCATGCAGGAGATTCAGGCTCGTAGAAAAAGCTCCTTCACAGAGAAACGTCTTAGTAAAAGACTGGGGATGAGCCTCCCTAACCTTAGAGACGATCAAGCCGTCAGCTTCCAGAAGAACACACTGCCAAACAGGATCGTCATGTCTGAGGCTG CCCCGAGAGCTCCTCCTAAGCCCATACAGATGTTTAAGCTCCCAGATTTCCCAGCCTGCCTATCCTTTCCCTCCATCCAAAGTTACTACTATGAACTGATCCAGCAGCTTGGCAAGACCATTTTCTCTGCCCAAAACGAGAATCCTTCTCTCCTGGCCAG ATTCTACTACCTGCGTGGTTTCATCAACACACTGTGTTCTCGGCGGCTTGACGCCTTGAGTGACTTCCAGAACCTCTACAAGACAGACACCGCCATCTTCCCCACACAGCTGGTCACATGGCTCGTGGACTCACTGCACCGAGATGAGAGACATCAAGCCAATCCTGAGCTCAAGAGACTTATCCTCAAG GTGAAGACGGAGAACGAGAAGCAGTCAGTGCAGCCTGATGACCATGTCAAGAAGTTTGAGCTTCCCCGAAAGAGTCTGCACCAGGAGGAGTTTGTGCGTTGTGTCCAGGAGTGTGGCATTATAAAAGATATGGCAACAATACACCGTCTGTTTGACGCTCTCAGTAATG GCCAGCCAAAGCATGTGGACCATGAACTCTTCAAACACTTCTACAGCTTCTGGAAGGACATGGAAGCAGAGGCAAAATATCTTAACTTGCCCTCTGAGGTCATAGATCATCTTGGCTATAGCGAGTGTGTGTACAAGTTGTCGTCGTGCGTCAAGACCTCTCATGGTGTTGGTAAAATTGCCATGACACAGAAGCGTCTGTTCTTGCTTACAGAGGGAAAACCCGGATTTCTGGAAATCACAAATTTCAGAGACATACAG GAGGTGAGGATTTCCACGGCTCCTGTTCTACTCGTTCGTGTTCCTTCCCTTCGTATCCAGACCTCTAGCAGGCCTGAGGTGTTTGAGGCCAACTTGAAGACAGAGGCTGAACTCTGGAACCTAGTTGTAAAGGAGATGTGGGCCGGACGCAAGATGGCCGACCAACACAAG gaccCTCATTATATGACTCAAGCCCTGACCAATGTCCTCTTAATGGATGCTGTTGTGGGCTGCCTGCAGACTCAAAGGTCATTCATTGCTGCCTCAAAGCTGGCCTACTTCGATCAGATCAAACGCGAAG TCCCCATGAAGGTGTCCCAAACTACCTCAGAAACTCTGAAACACAAGATCAACCCGTCACTGGGCCTGGCTGAGCCTCAGACTGTACATGTGCTGCTTTATACACCAg GTCAGTTGACCAGCGATGACTCCAAGGCTGTGATGAACCCGAAGTTGTGGGTTGCTCTCAGTGGGGGCAAACTGGTTGTATTTGATGCGGCGAGCTGGTCCATGCTGCAGGACTGCATCGAGGTCGGACAGTTGCAGCTG AACTGCATGCTGGGAATGGAGGGGCAGGTGTGGATCGGCTCACAGGACTCTGTCATCTATATCATTGACACTCACAGCATGTCATGCAACAAACAGCTGACTGAACACAGACATGAAGTGACTGGACTCACAGCGGAAAACAGAGCTCAACACAACAG TCAGCAGACATACTCGTGCAGCAGTGATGGTACGATTCTGCAGTGGGACTCAGCCAGTCTCAAAGTGAAGCGaaacctccacctcagctgtGACTTTCTCTCCTCCATTCAGATCTACGATGGTACGCTGTGGTGCT GCTGTGGGGACAGCATTGTGGAACTGAAAAAGAGAGGGACTGTACAAAGAAGGTTGGAAATTCCTGATGACCTCAAGAGCATGCCCAGTAATTTCAGCTCTTTCGTTTTCATCCCAGAG CGAGGTGAGTTGTGGACAGGCTTTGCAGACTCTGGGGAGCTGTGTCTCTGGCAAACTAACAACCGCAGAAGTCCCTTTAAGAAGATCATCCTGCCAGACTGTCCAGGTGTCACCTGTATGATTCGAGTCAAGGACCAG CTGTGGGTGGGCTGTCGTGGTGGGAACAGCGTTGAGGGTCAGCGGAGAAGTCAGGTATTGGTGATCGACTCGGAGAGCCAAAGTGTGACAAAGGAGCTGCAGGCCCATTCAGACAGCATCCAGACGCTCTGCTCGGCTGAGGATCGCTACGTCCTGAGCGGCTCTGCGTGTCACGATGGAAAGATTGCCATCTGGAAAGTTGAGTAG
- the LOC132983963 gene encoding DENN domain-containing protein 3-like isoform X2 — MADHLPPVLLEACVVVGASSEKLREVYQTINNNGTSELPLLEPEVLHVLAPPFFSRPRAESESLRPNGKKRRSFLRKKREKPASSAATSSLAPGSEVIGVPNDIDLMALPQLCFPGGLRVTNKQEDEQFHFLVFTDVFGNRSHGVVMQCYRPILEGSSVLENRAGSSKFSKLFSAYSICVISKYPYFTALKDCLSCLLIQLRTCRLSDMEGRVREFAAKLALVPIPPPGTLHLMFTLRPLTIVLPSREDKDHVAIDLDLHLPFLCFRPQQLLQVMSGLLQEQQVVLFSADWARLTLMGESLLLFLQPLSWQQPYVPVLARSMLDFLMAPTAFLMGCHLSHFQEVADEIDDLILINIDNGSVTTSHSETLGLPEIPQAAAECFIQRCQSLQIHFDLHQCSSTSCTDISQQRAMRRAWQHNLNHDIQRFTLELIVNIFRDVGSHLNYEHRVFNSEEFLKSREPSEQLFYKKVLETHIFHFFLKDRLNRKMDDFARMELITRSETQKMKALVEVPRRPTMQEIQARRKSSFTEKRLSKRLGMSLPNLRDDQAVSFQKNTLPNRIVMSEAAPRAPPKPIQMFKLPDFPACLSFPSIQSYYYELIQQLGKTIFSAQNENPSLLARFYYLRGFINTLCSRRLDALSDFQNLYKTDTAIFPTQLVTWLVDSLHRDERHQANPELKRLILKVKTENEKQSVQPDDHVKKFELPRKSLHQEEFVRCVQECGIIKDMATIHRLFDALSNGQPKHVDHELFKHFYSFWKDMEAEAKYLNLPSEVIDHLGYSECVYKLSSCVKTSHGVGKIAMTQKRLFLLTEGKPGFLEITNFRDIQEVRISTAPVLLVRVPSLRIQTSSRPEVFEANLKTEAELWNLVVKEMWAGRKMADQHKDPHYMTQALTNVLLMDAVVGCLQTQRSFIAASKLAYFDQIKREVPMKVSQTTSETLKHKINPSLGLAEPQTVHVLLYTPGQLTSDDSKAVMNPKLWVALSGGKLVVFDAASWSMLQDCIEVGQLQLNCMLGMEGQVWIGSQDSVIYIIDTHSMSCNKQLTEHRHEVTGLTAENRAQHNSQQTYSCSSDGTILQWDSASLKVKRNLHLSCDFLSSIQIYDGTLWCSR; from the exons ATGGCCGATCATCTGCCTCCTGTCCTGCTGGAAGCCtgtgtggtggttggagcatcAAGTGAAAAACTCAGGGAGGTTTACCAG acCATTAACAACAATGGAACTTCAGAGCTGCCCCTGTTGGAGCCAGAGGTACTGCATGTCCTGGCGCCTCCCTTCTTTAGCCGACCTCGAGCTGAGAGCGAATCATTGAGGCCGAATGGAAAGAAGAGGCGCTCCTTTctcagaaagaagagagaaaaacctGCTTCATCTGCAGCAACTTCAAGCTTAG CCCCAGGAAGTGAAGTTATCGGTGTTCCTAATGACATCGACCTCATGGCTTTACCTCAACTCTGCTTCCCAG GTGGGCTCAGAGTAACCAACAAACAGGAAGATGAACAATTCCACTTCTTGGTTTTCACTGATGTCTTTGGCAACAGGTCTCACGGAGTTGTAATGCAGTGTTACCGACCAATACTG gaagGTTCATCTGTCCTAGAAAACAGAGCTGGGTCCTCTAAGTTTTCTAAGCTTTTCTCTGCCTACAGTATCTGTGTGATATCCAAGTATCCTTACTTTACAGCACTCAAAGACTGTCTGTCATG TCTGTTGATACAGCTGAGAACGTGTCGTTTATCCGACATGGAGGGGAGAGTAAGAGAGTTTGCAGCTAAACTGGCGCTGGTGCCTATCCCCCCTCCTGGAACACTACATctg ATGTTTACCCTCCGTCCTCTGACCATTGTGTTACCATCCAGAGAAGACAAAGACCACGTAGCTATAGATTTAGACCTCCATCTGCCTTTCCTCTGCTTCAGACCACAGCAACTACTGCAG gtGATGTCTGGTCtcctgcaggagcagcaggtggttttattttctgctgacTGGGCAAGACTCACTCTGATGGGAGAGAGCTTGTTGCTTTTTCTGCAG cCGTTATCATGGCAGCAGCCCTATGTTCCTGTGCTGGCCAGAAGCATGCTGGACTTCCTCATGGCTCCGACTGCCTTCCTAATGGGCTGCCATCTTAGCCATTTTCAAGAAGTTGCTGAT GAAATAGATGATCTGATCCTAATAAACATTGATAACGGAAGTGTCACTACTTCTCATTCTGAGACTCTGGGTCTGCCAGAGATTCCCCAGGCTGCTGCGGAGTGCTTCATACAGAG GTGTCAGTCCCTGCAGATTCACTTCGACCTGCATCAGTGCAGCAGTACGAGCTGTACAGACATCAGTCAGCAGCGAGCAATGAGAAGAGCGTGGCAACACAACCTCAACCACGACATCCAGAGGTTCACACTGGAACTGATTGTCAACATATTCAG GGATGTTGGCAGTCATCTGAACTATGAACATCGAGTTTTTAACAGTGAAGAGTTCCTGAAATCCAGAGAACCATCTGAACAGCTGTTTTACAAGAAG GTGTTGGAGAcgcacatttttcatttcttcctcaAAGATCGCCTCAACAGGAAAATGGACGACTTTGCTCGAATGGAACTCATCACTCGTTCTGAGACGCAGAA GATGAAGGCTCTGGTTGAAGTCCCACGCAGACCCACCATGCAGGAGATTCAGGCTCGTAGAAAAAGCTCCTTCACAGAGAAACGTCTTAGTAAAAGACTGGGGATGAGCCTCCCTAACCTTAGAGACGATCAAGCCGTCAGCTTCCAGAAGAACACACTGCCAAACAGGATCGTCATGTCTGAGGCTG CCCCGAGAGCTCCTCCTAAGCCCATACAGATGTTTAAGCTCCCAGATTTCCCAGCCTGCCTATCCTTTCCCTCCATCCAAAGTTACTACTATGAACTGATCCAGCAGCTTGGCAAGACCATTTTCTCTGCCCAAAACGAGAATCCTTCTCTCCTGGCCAG ATTCTACTACCTGCGTGGTTTCATCAACACACTGTGTTCTCGGCGGCTTGACGCCTTGAGTGACTTCCAGAACCTCTACAAGACAGACACCGCCATCTTCCCCACACAGCTGGTCACATGGCTCGTGGACTCACTGCACCGAGATGAGAGACATCAAGCCAATCCTGAGCTCAAGAGACTTATCCTCAAG GTGAAGACGGAGAACGAGAAGCAGTCAGTGCAGCCTGATGACCATGTCAAGAAGTTTGAGCTTCCCCGAAAGAGTCTGCACCAGGAGGAGTTTGTGCGTTGTGTCCAGGAGTGTGGCATTATAAAAGATATGGCAACAATACACCGTCTGTTTGACGCTCTCAGTAATG GCCAGCCAAAGCATGTGGACCATGAACTCTTCAAACACTTCTACAGCTTCTGGAAGGACATGGAAGCAGAGGCAAAATATCTTAACTTGCCCTCTGAGGTCATAGATCATCTTGGCTATAGCGAGTGTGTGTACAAGTTGTCGTCGTGCGTCAAGACCTCTCATGGTGTTGGTAAAATTGCCATGACACAGAAGCGTCTGTTCTTGCTTACAGAGGGAAAACCCGGATTTCTGGAAATCACAAATTTCAGAGACATACAG GAGGTGAGGATTTCCACGGCTCCTGTTCTACTCGTTCGTGTTCCTTCCCTTCGTATCCAGACCTCTAGCAGGCCTGAGGTGTTTGAGGCCAACTTGAAGACAGAGGCTGAACTCTGGAACCTAGTTGTAAAGGAGATGTGGGCCGGACGCAAGATGGCCGACCAACACAAG gaccCTCATTATATGACTCAAGCCCTGACCAATGTCCTCTTAATGGATGCTGTTGTGGGCTGCCTGCAGACTCAAAGGTCATTCATTGCTGCCTCAAAGCTGGCCTACTTCGATCAGATCAAACGCGAAG TCCCCATGAAGGTGTCCCAAACTACCTCAGAAACTCTGAAACACAAGATCAACCCGTCACTGGGCCTGGCTGAGCCTCAGACTGTACATGTGCTGCTTTATACACCAg GTCAGTTGACCAGCGATGACTCCAAGGCTGTGATGAACCCGAAGTTGTGGGTTGCTCTCAGTGGGGGCAAACTGGTTGTATTTGATGCGGCGAGCTGGTCCATGCTGCAGGACTGCATCGAGGTCGGACAGTTGCAGCTG AACTGCATGCTGGGAATGGAGGGGCAGGTGTGGATCGGCTCACAGGACTCTGTCATCTATATCATTGACACTCACAGCATGTCATGCAACAAACAGCTGACTGAACACAGACATGAAGTGACTGGACTCACAGCGGAAAACAGAGCTCAACACAACAG TCAGCAGACATACTCGTGCAGCAGTGATGGTACGATTCTGCAGTGGGACTCAGCCAGTCTCAAAGTGAAGCGaaacctccacctcagctgtGACTTTCTCTCCTCCATTCAGATCTACGATGGTACGCTGTGGTGCT CGAGGTGA